The genomic stretch ACTGCTGCTGGGGCACCTGACCCGGATCGAAGGTGTGACCAGCGTGCGCTCCAGCTTTGTGCTGAACCAGGTGCTCAACAGCACCGAGTTGCCGTTGACTCACCTGCGTACCTAAGACTCACCACCAAACCCATGTAGGAGCTGGCTTGCCGGCGATAGCGGACTGTGTGCTGGCCTATCAGCGACTGAAACACCGCTATCACAGGCAAGCCAGCTCCTACATTTTGAGCGTGTTCAGGCGGTGACACCAGGGTGCGACGCACCGACGCAGGTCAACTGTGCACCGGCCGCCTTGCCTTATACTTCGCCCCTGCCTTTGTCGGAAGTTGCCCAATGAATTCGATTGACCCTGTGCTGTTTGAAGAATGGATGATGACCGGACTGGTCACCCTCCTGATTATTTTCATGGGTTTTATCGTCTGGGACCTGGCGAAGAAATCCAAGGCCGGGCGCTTTGGTTCGCTCATTCTGTTCTTCGTGCTGGGCCTGGGCGTGGCCGCGTTCATCATCAAGAGCGTAGTGATCGGCCTGATCGAATCCGGAGCGTTATAAGCGCGCCGGCACTTCGCGGTACTGGCCCTGGTCGAGACCTTCAATCGACCAACCGCCGATTTTCACCCGCACCAGGCGCAAGGTCGGCAAGCCCACGGCGGCGGTCATGCGCCGCACCTGGCGGTTGCGCCCCTCGCGAATCACCAACTCCAGCCAATAGGTCGGCACGTTTTTACGAAACCGCACCGGCGGGTTGCGTGGCCATAGGGTCGGCTCATCCAGTCGCCGGGCTTCAGCCGGCAGGGTCATGCCATCGTTCAACTCCACGCCTGCGC from Pseudomonas fluorescens encodes the following:
- a CDS encoding DUF2788 domain-containing protein: MDPVLFEEWMMTGLVTLLIIFMGFIVWDLAKKSKAGRFGSLILFFVLGLGVAAFIIKSVVIGLIESGAL